From Toxorhynchites rutilus septentrionalis strain SRP chromosome 2, ASM2978413v1, whole genome shotgun sequence, a single genomic window includes:
- the LOC129764662 gene encoding tigger transposable element-derived protein 6-like, translating into MDQGIINAFKVIYKSNFLRRVLLETDSDRPVTEVIKSFSLYDAIQLATDAWATVTPETIANCWRNLLSQDQNYNSFKDFTISSPTSDPRVLLSKVVQLVDPNYELTEEEVQEWLSNSDNIDVAQIYTDEQLAKPLVVTFSRPTMKSKIAMLTKMLRVILVLRLYVLLEQSIRKTQ; encoded by the exons ATGGATCAAGGAATCATCAATGCTTTTAAGG ttatcTATAAATCGAATTTTCTGCGCCGTGTTCTGTTAGAAACTGACAGCGATCGCCCAGTTACAGAAGTTATCAAATCATTTAGCCTTTATGATGCTATTCAACTAGCGACTGATGCGTGGGCCACTGTAACTCCAGAAACGATTGCTAACTGTTGGCGCAATCTCTTAAGTCAAGATCAAAACTATAACTCGTTCAAGGATTTCACAATTTCTTCACCAACAAGTGACCCCCGCGTGTTGCTTTCTAAAGTAGTGCAACTCGTTGATCCAAACTACGAACTGACCGAAGAAGAAGTTCAAGAGTGGCTAAGCAACTCAGACAACATAGATGTAGCGCAAATATATACCGACGAGCAATTGGCCAAGCCTCTGGTGGTGACTTTTTCGAGGCCGACCATGAAGAGCAAGATTGCGATGCTAACGAAAATGCTGAGGGTGATCTTAGTACTTCGGTTATATGTACTCTTGGAGCAGTCAATCCGAAAAACGCAATGA